In Sphingomonas sp. SUN019, one genomic interval encodes:
- a CDS encoding SDR family NAD(P)-dependent oxidoreductase, whose amino-acid sequence MDGNSSLSARAREIHFPVLFREMGPMEGKVALVTGALSGIGRATAVALGARGAKVVVSGRRDAEGEALVAEIADAGGTASYCGCDVRSEDEIAALVAHAVDRFGRLDIAVNNAGTDGIAGPITEQTAENYADAFDINVRGTLLAMKHEMLAMQASGGGSIVNLSSTMAFRGRPGLGLYCASKHAVEGLTKVGAIEGAPMNIRVNAIAPGQIDTPMLDRVALKVGGKDHIAAGPPMKRLGTSEEAAELILFLASDAASYITGQSVAIEGGRLAL is encoded by the coding sequence ATGGACGGAAACTCGTCCCTGTCGGCGCGCGCACGCGAAATCCATTTCCCGGTATTATTTCGGGAGATGGGGCCGATGGAGGGCAAGGTCGCGCTGGTGACGGGCGCGCTCTCGGGAATCGGACGCGCGACTGCGGTGGCGCTCGGCGCGCGCGGCGCGAAAGTCGTCGTGTCGGGCCGTCGCGATGCCGAGGGTGAGGCGCTGGTCGCGGAGATCGCCGACGCGGGCGGAACCGCGTCGTATTGCGGCTGCGACGTTCGATCGGAGGACGAGATCGCCGCATTGGTCGCGCACGCCGTCGACCGCTTCGGGCGGCTCGACATCGCGGTCAACAACGCCGGAACCGACGGGATCGCGGGCCCGATCACCGAACAGACCGCGGAGAATTATGCCGACGCATTCGACATCAACGTGCGCGGCACGCTGCTGGCGATGAAGCACGAAATGCTGGCGATGCAGGCGAGCGGCGGGGGCAGCATCGTCAACCTGTCGTCGACGATGGCGTTTCGCGGGCGGCCGGGCCTGGGGCTTTATTGCGCCAGCAAGCACGCGGTTGAGGGGCTGACGAAGGTCGGCGCGATCGAGGGCGCGCCGATGAACATCCGCGTCAACGCGATCGCGCCGGGACAGATCGACACGCCGATGCTCGACCGCGTCGCGCTGAAGGTCGGCGGCAAGGATCATATTGCGGCAGGGCCGCCGATGAAGCGGCTCGGCACGTCTGAGGAAGCCGCCGAACTGATCCTGTTCCTCGCGTCCGACGCCGCATCCTACATCACCGGTCAGTCGGTCGCGATCGAGGGCGGGCGGTTGGCGCTATGA
- a CDS encoding phosphotransferase family protein — MIELTPDLLSRYLTTAIPEWTAAEVTRLDRLPLGASRETYRLDVRVNGAETLPLILRRDPPASLVGTDARTEYESYRAIHGHGVPVPRMIHFETDTAKLGGAVMIAEDLRGFHNSEYQLQEPAWADRLPRIAQQMWGMMGTLAAVDVATLDLSFMPPATIEGAAKQELDLWVAKFRANASGPDPIFEAAARELERTLPIAQKLAMVHGDFRAGNFLYDDDATVRAILDWEMAHLGDPLEDLAWSINRGFCFGKDDRRSGIAPREQVIAIWEKASGLTADPARLRWYELFSDVKAQALWVSAANVWTTSENKDVILGYASWWLQNTQNRAMLETMGRL, encoded by the coding sequence ATGATCGAGCTGACGCCAGACCTGCTCTCACGCTACCTGACGACCGCCATCCCGGAGTGGACCGCGGCGGAGGTGACGCGGCTCGACCGCCTGCCGCTCGGCGCGTCGCGCGAAACCTACCGGCTCGACGTGCGCGTGAACGGCGCGGAAACGCTGCCGCTGATCCTGCGCCGCGATCCCCCGGCCAGCCTGGTCGGCACCGACGCGCGCACCGAATACGAAAGCTACCGCGCGATTCACGGCCACGGCGTCCCCGTCCCGCGTATGATCCATTTCGAGACCGATACCGCCAAGCTGGGCGGCGCGGTGATGATCGCGGAGGATCTGCGCGGGTTCCACAACAGCGAATATCAGCTGCAGGAACCCGCCTGGGCCGACAGGCTGCCGCGCATCGCCCAACAGATGTGGGGCATGATGGGGACGCTCGCCGCGGTCGATGTGGCGACGCTGGACCTGTCCTTCATGCCGCCCGCGACAATCGAGGGCGCGGCGAAACAGGAGCTCGACCTGTGGGTGGCGAAGTTCCGCGCCAATGCGAGCGGACCCGACCCGATCTTCGAAGCGGCGGCGCGCGAGCTGGAGCGGACGCTGCCGATTGCGCAGAAACTGGCGATGGTCCACGGCGATTTCCGCGCGGGAAACTTCCTCTACGACGACGACGCAACGGTGCGCGCGATCCTCGACTGGGAAATGGCCCACCTCGGCGATCCGCTCGAGGATCTGGCGTGGAGCATCAACCGCGGTTTCTGCTTCGGCAAGGACGATCGCCGGTCGGGCATCGCCCCGCGCGAACAGGTGATCGCGATCTGGGAGAAAGCCAGCGGCCTGACCGCCGATCCGGCGCGTCTGCGCTGGTACGAGCTGTTTTCGGACGTGAAGGCGCAGGCGCTCTGGGTGTCGGCGGCGAACGTGTGGACGACGTCGGAGAACAAGGACGTGATCCTGGGCTACGCCAGTTGGTGGCTGCAGAATACGCAGAACCGCGCGATGCTCGAAACGATGGGGCGGTTGTGA
- a CDS encoding glutathione S-transferase family protein: MILYDHPLSPYAQKVRIMLREKGVAFDARIPDGLGSGDGRGYAAHNPRLEVPALVVGDTTIYDSSVILEYLEDVHPEPALRPADPLRAAQCRMIEEVCDTHFEAINWGLGELRFFGRGNGIAEDLRRVAAEETAVLHRWLERQIDASGWLSGDAYGWADLVAVPYVTMSQIFGVGPAPDTALNAWIDRVMARPAVATTIGEAAASVAGMEHYVGLLDSGAFRRQFRDHRLEWMIRAGGMQVVLDGIAKDNVRFTDLAMFDR, encoded by the coding sequence ATGATCCTCTACGATCACCCGTTGTCACCCTATGCGCAGAAGGTGCGCATCATGCTGCGCGAGAAGGGCGTGGCGTTCGATGCGCGCATCCCCGATGGTCTCGGCAGCGGCGACGGCCGCGGATATGCTGCGCACAACCCGCGGCTGGAGGTGCCTGCGCTGGTCGTCGGCGACACCACGATCTACGATTCCAGCGTCATCCTGGAATATCTGGAGGACGTTCATCCCGAGCCTGCATTGCGCCCAGCCGACCCGCTCCGCGCCGCGCAATGCCGGATGATCGAGGAGGTGTGCGACACGCATTTCGAGGCGATCAACTGGGGCCTGGGCGAACTGCGCTTCTTCGGGCGCGGCAACGGCATTGCGGAGGATTTGCGGCGCGTGGCGGCGGAGGAGACCGCAGTCCTGCACCGCTGGCTGGAACGGCAGATCGATGCCAGCGGCTGGCTGAGCGGCGACGCTTATGGCTGGGCCGATCTGGTCGCGGTGCCCTATGTCACGATGTCGCAGATCTTTGGCGTCGGCCCCGCGCCGGATACCGCGCTGAACGCCTGGATCGACCGCGTGATGGCGCGCCCCGCGGTAGCGACGACGATCGGCGAGGCGGCGGCATCGGTCGCGGGGATGGAGCATTACGTCGGGCTGCTCGACAGCGGCGCGTTCCGCCGCCAGTTCCGCGATCACCGCCTGGAATGGATGATCCGCGCGGGCGGGATGCAGGTCGTGCTGGACGGGATCGCGAAGGACAATGTCCGGTTTACCGACCTGGCGATGTTCGACCGGTAG
- a CDS encoding NAD-dependent epimerase/dehydratase family protein, whose translation MIRIGDAALAGGGRRTEFRPLGSGSLKAHRLRHGSMGVTMKVLVMGGNRYIGLQLVRELVAQGHDVTVFNSHEAPLPPGVRRLHGDRHAPGVLDAVLGPLRDDFDAVFDNTSYTPEHLVPMIDLFRGRVRHFVFTSSIAVYEMAAAQPIDESSAVGRDAATALYGAYAAGKVQCEDLLAREHAANGFPFTSLRVSHSCGPMSPAVSREPGTFKRLEEGRPLLIAGKVEAMVHFINTRDVARALVAVLGKEAAVGQIYNVAGKQFCSIVNYMRLMAEAVGVAPDIIVMPNDLPADMRSPIVHWLEASRGSMVFSIDKARRDLGWEPQLTLAEGLADSYAWFVDGGRERYEYDFSADDAVLAELDRRGGIPMEDGPERTVFRAQLSTLKNM comes from the coding sequence ATGATCCGGATCGGTGATGCCGCGCTGGCCGGGGGCGGGCGACGGACGGAATTCCGTCCCTTGGGTTCGGGCAGCCTGAAAGCGCATCGATTGAGGCATGGCTCGATGGGGGTGACGATGAAGGTGCTCGTGATGGGCGGCAATCGCTACATCGGGCTCCAGCTCGTGCGCGAACTGGTCGCGCAGGGCCACGACGTGACCGTGTTCAACAGCCACGAAGCGCCGCTGCCGCCGGGGGTGCGGCGGTTGCACGGCGATCGCCATGCACCGGGGGTGCTGGACGCGGTGCTCGGTCCGCTGCGCGACGATTTCGACGCGGTGTTCGACAATACGTCCTATACGCCGGAGCATCTGGTTCCGATGATCGATCTGTTCCGCGGGCGCGTGCGGCATTTCGTCTTCACCAGCTCGATCGCGGTATATGAGATGGCCGCCGCGCAGCCGATCGACGAAAGCAGCGCGGTGGGGCGCGATGCCGCGACCGCGCTGTACGGGGCTTACGCCGCGGGTAAGGTGCAGTGCGAGGATTTGCTCGCGCGCGAACACGCCGCGAACGGATTTCCCTTCACCAGCCTGCGCGTCAGCCACAGCTGCGGCCCGATGAGTCCCGCGGTGTCGCGCGAGCCCGGTACGTTCAAGCGGCTGGAGGAGGGCCGCCCGCTGCTGATCGCGGGCAAGGTCGAGGCGATGGTCCATTTCATCAACACCCGCGACGTGGCGCGCGCGCTGGTCGCGGTGCTGGGGAAAGAGGCCGCGGTTGGCCAGATCTACAATGTCGCGGGCAAGCAATTCTGCAGCATCGTCAATTACATGCGGCTGATGGCCGAGGCGGTGGGCGTTGCGCCGGACATCATCGTCATGCCGAACGACCTGCCCGCCGATATGCGCTCCCCGATCGTGCATTGGCTGGAGGCGAGCCGTGGCAGCATGGTGTTCTCGATCGACAAGGCGCGGCGCGATCTGGGGTGGGAACCGCAACTGACGCTGGCCGAGGGGCTGGCCGATTCCTACGCATGGTTCGTGGACGGCGGACGCGAGCGGTACGAATACGACTTCTCCGCCGACGATGCGGTGCTGGCCGAACTCGACCGGCGCGGCGGCATTCCCATGGAGGACGGCCCCGAACGCACCGTATTCCGCGCGCAGCTGTCGACGCTGAAGAACATGTGA
- a CDS encoding helix-turn-helix transcriptional regulator codes for MSDAIGDYARNLAHDCDIDSTVAFIADKTTPATRLFYLGNYGVQDEVLDTYLGHRICDVDPFTDTLINEADSVGDAGFRVPNQPEIMRCGARADDYWRFVSHRDIDVVGASTLRLQSRLYLTIGVHRSGHRKRRAGVPTERLGHQIGVLQDKIATNLLSSLLTSGAGYRSLVALFAPTVNKEKPNLSARETDIARLVCEGRQNKEIAWLASLSEYTVENHLRRIYQKLGIHNRAALVARMNHLVV; via the coding sequence ATGAGCGACGCCATCGGCGACTATGCGCGCAACCTGGCGCACGATTGCGATATCGACAGCACCGTCGCGTTCATCGCCGACAAGACCACGCCCGCCACGCGATTGTTCTACCTCGGCAATTACGGCGTGCAGGACGAGGTGCTGGATACCTATCTCGGGCACCGCATCTGCGACGTCGATCCGTTCACCGACACGCTGATCAACGAAGCCGACAGCGTCGGCGATGCCGGGTTTCGCGTGCCCAATCAGCCGGAGATCATGCGCTGCGGCGCGCGCGCGGACGATTACTGGCGTTTCGTGTCGCACCGCGACATCGACGTCGTCGGCGCCTCGACGCTACGGCTGCAATCGCGGCTGTATCTGACGATCGGCGTGCATCGTTCCGGCCATCGCAAGCGCCGCGCGGGCGTCCCCACCGAACGGCTGGGCCACCAGATCGGCGTGCTGCAGGACAAGATCGCCACGAACCTTTTGTCTTCGCTGTTGACCAGCGGCGCGGGCTATCGCTCGCTCGTCGCGCTGTTCGCGCCGACCGTGAACAAGGAGAAACCGAACCTGTCCGCGCGCGAAACCGATATCGCCCGACTGGTATGCGAAGGCCGCCAGAACAAGGAGATCGCCTGGCTAGCCAGTCTGTCCGAATATACCGTCGAGAACCATCTGCGGCGGATCTACCAGAAACTCGGCATCCACAACCGCGCCGCGCTGGTCGCGCGGATGAACCATCTGGTGGTGTAG
- a CDS encoding phosphotransferase family protein, which translates to MSKHAYIKRDLDQLRQQIAAWLPDGDNMTGLRVLSAGHSNETFYLEGIDRVLRMPPSQGGLLPPYDMAKQHRVLAAVGRMKDGPPVPAVYELCEDPAVAGDPFFVMEALKGEEYEYAPPQWLVDASDEQRTAMSTQWINAIAALHDRPAAEMPEPHVSTRDYAEACLKMTQVPNGDAKLIALLENFVNDPLPTSGDPTPVHGDPKIGNMMWRPDGTLVAMLDWEMAHTGEPLHDLGWALCLYNQPLASAGLDLPGWLQPEQMAARWEAKTGRSAAGLDRYMVLAFAKICAINTWGIHLYESGQTKDERYAAWGRGMAQLLAILFARADRL; encoded by the coding sequence ATGTCGAAGCACGCCTATATCAAACGCGATCTCGATCAGCTGCGACAGCAGATCGCGGCGTGGCTGCCCGATGGCGACAACATGACCGGGCTGCGCGTGTTGTCGGCGGGGCATTCGAACGAGACTTTCTACCTCGAAGGGATCGACCGCGTATTGCGAATGCCGCCGTCGCAGGGTGGGCTGTTGCCGCCGTATGACATGGCGAAACAGCATCGCGTGCTGGCCGCGGTCGGGCGGATGAAGGACGGCCCGCCCGTCCCCGCCGTGTACGAGCTGTGCGAGGATCCCGCGGTGGCGGGCGATCCCTTCTTCGTCATGGAGGCGCTGAAGGGCGAGGAATATGAATACGCCCCGCCGCAGTGGCTGGTCGACGCATCCGACGAACAGCGCACCGCCATGAGCACGCAGTGGATCAACGCCATTGCGGCGCTCCACGATCGCCCCGCCGCGGAGATGCCCGAACCGCACGTCAGCACGCGCGACTATGCCGAGGCGTGCCTGAAGATGACGCAGGTGCCGAACGGCGACGCCAAGCTGATCGCGCTGCTCGAAAATTTCGTGAACGATCCGCTCCCCACCTCGGGCGATCCGACCCCGGTGCACGGCGATCCCAAGATCGGCAACATGATGTGGCGGCCCGACGGGACATTGGTCGCGATGCTCGACTGGGAGATGGCGCATACGGGCGAGCCGCTGCACGATCTCGGCTGGGCATTGTGCCTCTACAACCAGCCGCTGGCGTCGGCCGGGCTCGACCTGCCGGGCTGGCTCCAGCCGGAACAGATGGCGGCGCGGTGGGAGGCGAAGACCGGGCGATCGGCCGCGGGGCTCGACCGCTACATGGTGCTCGCCTTCGCCAAGATCTGCGCGATCAATACTTGGGGCATCCACCTCTACGAATCCGGCCAGACGAAGGACGAACGCTACGCCGCCTGGGGCCGCGGGATGGCGCAACTGCTCGCGATACTCTTCGCGCGCGCCGACAGGCTCTAG
- a CDS encoding TonB-dependent receptor: MSRKTMLLGSISAIGLLIAAAAPVAAQTNNDPAGGGQTPTSPEPLAGAPVQPQPQSTTSTSPDYLGADVIVTAQKREENINKVGLTIAAIGSEALAERSIQSLSDLAAAVPGLSYVNSANNTPVYNLRGVGFYDTSLGSYPTTSVYLDQVPLPFPVLTNLTAFDLERVEVLKGPQGTLFGQNSTGGAINYIANKPTAEFHAGFDATYGRFDQIIGNAYVSGPLSSTLRARLAARVEDGGPWQYSYTRPGDRNGRMENYAGRLLVDWAPTDTISFELNLNGWKDKNQPTAVQYSQFNQQAITNVSDDVRNYPLSPNKPRAADWSENNRMFRNLRFAQASLRADWEFIPGVQLTSITSYVDFKQRGALDQDGINFDDIDLRFFRGKITSFSQELRLANVGPSSFRWIVGANYSRDKVFYRENIVYGDGSGGNNQVPPFQIESSENFSDQKMRNYAVFANGELDLSDQFSIKGGVRYTKAERRADICNVDGTLTPDGGPANRNFRVGGANRLFDLLADLFAPGNTYPDILPGGCFNLNDPDPRNPNLNQQGPWQPGLFTSEINEDNISWRGGIDFKPTETLLLYANVSKGYKAGGFGNINAAIDFQFRPVVQESILAYEAGFKAQLDDRRLTINGAAFYLDYKDKQLRTKDINPIFGIIDALNNVPKSHIQGFELEANVTPARGWNFGAAVTYIESEIDEYTGINAGGVVADFKGTVIPFTPKWQIGANGRYETPLSGDMSFFLAGQVNHRSKTFAAIGGSFDPQRNLARGFEINDYVTVDAQVGVRSDAGWRAMVWGKNLTNQYYWTNVVAGQDQLVRYPQRPATYGITFGYDF, from the coding sequence ATGTCACGCAAGACCATGTTGCTCGGTTCGATTTCCGCGATCGGGCTGCTGATCGCGGCGGCCGCACCGGTGGCGGCGCAGACCAACAACGATCCGGCGGGCGGCGGGCAGACCCCGACCAGCCCGGAGCCATTGGCGGGCGCGCCGGTGCAGCCGCAACCTCAGAGCACGACCAGCACCTCGCCCGACTATCTCGGCGCCGACGTCATCGTCACCGCGCAGAAGCGCGAGGAGAACATCAACAAGGTCGGCCTGACGATCGCCGCGATCGGCAGCGAGGCGTTGGCCGAACGCAGCATCCAGTCGCTCTCCGACCTGGCCGCCGCGGTTCCCGGCCTGTCCTATGTCAACAGCGCCAACAACACGCCGGTGTACAACCTCCGCGGCGTCGGCTTCTACGACACCTCGCTCGGATCGTATCCGACGACCAGCGTCTATCTCGATCAGGTGCCGCTGCCGTTTCCGGTGCTGACCAACCTGACCGCGTTCGATCTGGAGCGGGTCGAGGTGCTGAAGGGTCCGCAGGGCACGTTGTTCGGGCAGAACTCCACCGGCGGCGCGATCAACTATATTGCCAACAAGCCGACCGCGGAATTCCACGCCGGGTTCGACGCCACCTATGGCCGGTTCGACCAGATCATCGGCAACGCCTATGTCAGCGGGCCGCTGTCCAGCACGCTGCGCGCGCGTCTGGCGGCACGGGTCGAGGACGGCGGGCCGTGGCAATACAGCTACACGCGCCCCGGCGATCGCAACGGCCGGATGGAGAATTACGCCGGCCGCCTGCTGGTCGACTGGGCGCCGACCGACACGATCAGCTTCGAGCTGAACCTGAATGGTTGGAAGGACAAGAACCAGCCGACCGCGGTGCAATATTCGCAGTTCAATCAGCAGGCGATCACCAACGTCTCGGACGACGTGCGCAATTACCCGCTCTCCCCGAACAAACCGCGTGCGGCGGACTGGAGCGAAAACAACCGGATGTTCCGCAACCTGCGCTTCGCGCAGGCGTCGCTGCGGGCTGACTGGGAATTCATTCCCGGCGTCCAGTTGACCTCGATCACGTCGTATGTCGATTTCAAGCAGCGCGGCGCGCTGGATCAGGACGGGATCAATTTCGACGACATCGACCTGCGTTTCTTCCGCGGCAAGATCACCAGTTTCTCGCAGGAATTGCGGCTGGCCAACGTCGGTCCCAGCAGTTTCCGCTGGATCGTCGGTGCGAACTACAGCCGCGACAAGGTCTTCTACCGCGAGAACATCGTCTACGGCGACGGATCGGGCGGCAACAATCAGGTGCCGCCGTTCCAGATCGAATCGAGCGAGAATTTCAGCGACCAGAAGATGCGCAATTACGCCGTCTTCGCAAACGGCGAACTCGATCTCAGCGACCAATTCTCGATCAAGGGCGGCGTGCGCTACACGAAGGCCGAACGCCGCGCCGACATCTGCAACGTGGACGGCACGCTGACCCCAGACGGCGGCCCCGCGAACCGCAATTTCCGGGTCGGCGGCGCGAACCGGCTGTTCGATCTGCTCGCCGACCTGTTCGCGCCGGGGAACACCTACCCGGACATCTTGCCCGGCGGCTGCTTCAACCTGAACGATCCCGATCCGCGCAACCCCAACCTCAATCAGCAAGGCCCGTGGCAGCCGGGGCTGTTCACCTCCGAGATCAACGAGGACAATATCTCGTGGCGCGGCGGTATCGACTTCAAGCCGACCGAGACACTGCTGCTCTACGCCAACGTGTCGAAGGGCTATAAGGCGGGCGGGTTCGGCAACATCAACGCCGCGATCGATTTCCAGTTCAGGCCGGTCGTGCAGGAATCGATCCTGGCCTATGAAGCCGGGTTCAAGGCGCAGCTGGACGATCGCCGCCTGACGATCAACGGCGCGGCTTTCTACCTGGATTACAAGGACAAGCAGCTCCGCACGAAGGATATCAATCCCATCTTCGGGATCATCGATGCGCTGAACAACGTGCCCAAATCTCACATCCAGGGGTTCGAGCTGGAGGCGAACGTGACGCCCGCGCGCGGGTGGAATTTCGGCGCGGCGGTGACCTATATCGAATCCGAGATCGACGAATATACCGGCATCAACGCGGGCGGCGTCGTCGCCGATTTCAAGGGTACGGTCATCCCGTTCACCCCGAAGTGGCAGATTGGCGCGAACGGCCGCTACGAAACGCCGCTCTCGGGCGACATGAGCTTCTTCCTGGCGGGGCAGGTCAACCACCGCAGCAAGACCTTCGCCGCGATCGGCGGCAGTTTCGATCCGCAGCGCAATCTGGCGCGCGGGTTCGAGATCAACGACTACGTCACGGTCGATGCGCAGGTCGGCGTACGCTCCGACGCCGGGTGGCGCGCGATGGTCTGGGGCAAGAACCTGACCAACCAATATTACTGGACCAACGTCGTCGCCGGGCAGGACCAACTGGTGCGCTATCCGCAGCGGCCGGCCACCTACGGCATCACCTTCGGCTACGATTTCTAA
- a CDS encoding enoyl-CoA hydratase/isomerase family protein, whose translation MADRHIDEHLDDGILRLTKVNTDTRQGVSMAVIAELGEAMDRVRDDPQIRCVVIDAGGDGFHNGAVMLGEMGKDWPDLTRADYRRIIDLGHGLGRNIASLDVPVIGVAAAGGLGGGLELLCRSDLVYTTDAARFSFPEVTLGLVAGWGGTQWAGRLIPHRKAQEFLLLGEEIDGRTAEQWGLVTRSLPDRAALDAQVQNVTDRLKRCAPVSVKWHKECLRAIWQKSLTEGEAVEAIAVPEAMATQTWFGPTAAFFEGKGWDYTKNAAISP comes from the coding sequence ATGGCTGATCGTCACATCGACGAACATCTGGACGACGGCATCCTGCGCCTGACGAAGGTCAACACCGACACGCGGCAGGGCGTCAGTATGGCGGTGATCGCCGAACTGGGCGAGGCGATGGACCGCGTGCGTGACGATCCGCAGATCCGCTGCGTCGTGATCGATGCGGGCGGCGACGGCTTTCATAACGGCGCGGTGATGCTGGGGGAGATGGGGAAGGACTGGCCCGACCTGACGCGCGCCGATTACCGCCGGATCATCGACCTTGGGCACGGGCTGGGGCGCAACATCGCCTCGCTCGACGTGCCGGTGATCGGCGTCGCGGCGGCGGGAGGATTGGGTGGCGGGCTGGAACTGCTGTGCCGGTCCGACCTGGTCTATACCACCGATGCGGCGCGGTTCAGCTTTCCCGAGGTGACGCTGGGGCTGGTCGCGGGCTGGGGCGGCACCCAATGGGCCGGGCGGCTGATTCCGCATCGCAAGGCGCAGGAATTCCTGCTGCTGGGCGAAGAGATCGACGGGCGCACCGCGGAGCAATGGGGCCTCGTCACGCGATCCTTGCCCGATCGCGCCGCGCTCGATGCGCAGGTGCAGAACGTCACCGACCGGCTGAAGCGCTGCGCGCCCGTGTCGGTCAAATGGCACAAGGAATGCCTCCGCGCGATCTGGCAGAAAAGCCTGACCGAGGGTGAGGCGGTGGAGGCGATCGCGGTGCCGGAGGCGATGGCGACGCAGACGTGGTTCGGCCCGACCGCCGCGTTCTTCGAAGGCAAGGGCTGGGACTATACGAAGAACGCGGCGATCTCGCCATGA
- a CDS encoding zinc-binding dehydrogenase, with product MKAAVIHEQGAPEVLQYQDMPDPVAGPDDVVIDVEAISLEGGDLLNRSILPVETFPHIVGYGAAGRIAAVGAKVTQLKVGDRVAAFNFAGSHAEKFLAPAATAFVVPNGLDIGIAATMPVAFGTADEALFEAGGLKAGETVFIQGGAGGVGIAAIQLAKAAGATVIATAPSSVDPARLQALGCDHVITYDRTDYAAEVLRLTEGRGADLVVDLVGGDAAAVSKLISTVAYKGRLSVVGLASGSAPSVAFWDIVPKNMTVRGVLFGIEMGTPRGRSMIEELFARAATGELTMPIERSFPLAEAAAAHRFVEENRPLGRVLLIP from the coding sequence ATGAAGGCCGCCGTCATCCACGAACAGGGCGCGCCCGAGGTTCTGCAGTATCAGGACATGCCCGATCCGGTCGCGGGGCCGGACGACGTGGTGATCGACGTCGAGGCGATCAGTCTGGAGGGCGGCGACCTGCTCAACCGCTCGATCCTGCCGGTCGAAACGTTTCCGCATATCGTTGGCTATGGCGCGGCGGGGCGGATCGCAGCGGTGGGGGCGAAGGTCACGCAGTTGAAGGTTGGCGACCGCGTCGCGGCGTTCAACTTCGCCGGATCACACGCGGAAAAGTTTCTGGCTCCTGCGGCAACAGCCTTCGTCGTGCCCAACGGGCTCGACATCGGCATCGCTGCGACGATGCCGGTCGCGTTCGGGACCGCGGACGAAGCGCTGTTCGAGGCTGGCGGGCTGAAGGCCGGGGAGACCGTATTCATCCAGGGCGGCGCTGGCGGCGTCGGGATCGCCGCGATCCAGCTCGCCAAGGCGGCCGGCGCGACCGTGATCGCGACCGCGCCATCGTCGGTCGATCCCGCGCGGTTGCAGGCGCTGGGGTGCGACCACGTCATCACCTATGACCGGACCGACTATGCGGCGGAGGTGCTGCGGCTGACCGAGGGCAGGGGGGCCGACCTAGTCGTCGACCTCGTCGGCGGCGATGCGGCGGCGGTGTCCAAGCTGATCTCGACCGTCGCGTACAAGGGACGGCTGTCGGTGGTCGGGCTTGCAAGCGGATCGGCCCCATCGGTTGCGTTCTGGGATATCGTGCCGAAGAACATGACCGTCCGCGGCGTCCTGTTCGGGATCGAAATGGGGACGCCGCGCGGGCGGAGTATGATCGAAGAGCTGTTCGCGCGCGCCGCGACGGGCGAACTGACGATGCCGATTGAGCGTAGTTTCCCGCTGGCCGAGGCGGCAGCGGCGCATCGCTTCGTCGAGGAAAACCGACCGCTCGGACGCGTGCTGCTGATCCCATGA
- a CDS encoding glutathione S-transferase family protein, which translates to MLAGPTDLIVHQYSREPAFSVKTRLMLGFKSAEWFACDHSTILPKPELAALTGGYRQIPVLQVGADIYCGSELVLDQLEARVPQPSLTRASGPGIGRGLAYWAEDNLFWLIVQIVCGSGFESTTRPDFDADRKQMLPGIYDVEQMRAALSVNVPLLRAQLDLLERQLADGRSFLFGDAPDLADISFYFPLDFLRHCRNGNERIPDDYPAIAAWMIRVAAIGHGRRHPIDRAGALAVARAATPTIAPVSTIAEGPQPGDRVRVKWAAYSPIELAGELIEAHPRRIAVLWSAPEVGDVVVHLPRSAGELT; encoded by the coding sequence ATGCTCGCCGGCCCGACCGATTTGATCGTCCACCAATACAGCCGCGAGCCCGCCTTCTCGGTCAAGACGCGGCTGATGCTGGGGTTCAAGAGCGCCGAATGGTTCGCCTGCGATCATTCGACGATCCTGCCCAAACCCGAACTCGCCGCACTGACCGGCGGGTATCGGCAGATCCCCGTGCTGCAGGTCGGGGCCGACATCTATTGCGGCAGCGAGCTCGTGCTCGACCAGCTGGAGGCGCGCGTCCCTCAACCGTCTCTGACGCGTGCGAGCGGCCCAGGGATCGGACGCGGGCTCGCTTATTGGGCGGAGGACAATCTGTTCTGGCTGATCGTGCAGATTGTCTGCGGATCGGGGTTCGAATCGACGACGCGGCCGGATTTCGACGCTGACCGGAAACAGATGCTGCCGGGCATCTACGACGTCGAGCAAATGCGCGCCGCATTGTCCGTCAACGTGCCGCTGTTGCGCGCGCAGCTCGATCTGCTCGAACGGCAGCTGGCCGACGGTCGATCTTTCCTGTTCGGCGATGCGCCCGATCTCGCCGACATCTCCTTCTACTTCCCGCTCGATTTCCTGCGCCACTGCCGCAACGGGAACGAACGCATTCCGGACGATTATCCGGCGATCGCCGCATGGATGATCCGTGTCGCCGCGATCGGGCATGGACGGCGGCATCCGATCGATCGCGCGGGGGCATTGGCCGTCGCCCGCGCTGCGACACCGACGATCGCGCCGGTATCCACGATTGCGGAAGGACCGCAACCCGGCGATCGCGTGCGCGTGAAATGGGCGGCGTACAGCCCGATCGAGCTGGCGGGCGAACTCATCGAAGCGCACCCGCGCAGGATCGCGGTGCTGTGGTCCGCACCCGAGGTCGGCGACGTCGTCGTGCATCTGCCGCGCAGCGCGGGGGAACTCACCTAG